In Bacillus sp. FJAT-45037, the following are encoded in one genomic region:
- a CDS encoding 3-hydroxybutyryl-CoA dehydrogenase, giving the protein MSIKKVMVIGAGQMGSGIAQVHAMAGIDVVLHDLKTDFVDRGLASIQKNLNRQVEKGRLEETERDAILARLTPSTDLENAATVDLVIEAAVENMEIKSKLFADLDKIAPAHAILATNTSSLPITEIAAATSRPEKVIGMHFMNPVPVMKLVEIIRGLATTDEVYQVIEDLSRTLSKTPVEVNDFPGFVSNRILMPMINEAIFTVYEGVATPEAVDEVMKLGMNHPMGPLTLADFIGLDTCLYIMETLHEGFGDDKYRPCPLLRKYVKAGWLGKKTGRGFYVYE; this is encoded by the coding sequence ATGAGTATAAAAAAAGTAATGGTCATCGGAGCAGGACAGATGGGGTCTGGAATCGCACAAGTGCATGCGATGGCAGGTATTGATGTTGTGTTACATGATTTGAAAACGGATTTTGTTGATCGAGGACTTGCTTCAATCCAGAAGAACTTAAATCGTCAAGTTGAAAAAGGGCGTTTAGAAGAGACAGAGCGGGATGCAATACTAGCTCGCTTAACGCCTTCTACGGATTTAGAGAATGCCGCGACAGTTGACCTAGTCATTGAGGCAGCTGTTGAAAACATGGAGATTAAATCAAAGCTATTTGCTGATCTTGATAAAATAGCTCCAGCGCATGCGATTTTAGCAACGAATACGTCGTCGCTACCAATTACGGAGATTGCTGCAGCGACCAGTCGTCCTGAAAAAGTTATCGGCATGCATTTTATGAATCCAGTTCCTGTGATGAAGTTAGTTGAGATCATTCGAGGGCTTGCGACAACCGATGAAGTCTACCAGGTTATCGAAGATTTATCTCGTACGTTGTCAAAGACACCAGTTGAAGTCAATGATTTCCCTGGATTTGTGTCGAACCGCATCTTAATGCCAATGATTAACGAAGCGATCTTTACCGTCTATGAAGGAGTCGCAACACCTGAGGCTGTCGATGAAGTGATGAAACTTGGTATGAACCATCCGATGGGCCCGCTAACACTGGCTGACTTTATTGGTTTAGATACATGCCTCTATATTATGGAAACTCTTCATGAAGGATTTGGCGATGATAAATACCGTCCATGTCCACTGCTTCGTAAATACGTTAAGGCTGGTTGGTTAGGAAAGAAAACAGGCAGAGGGTTTTACGTTTACGAATAA
- a CDS encoding acetyl-CoA C-acetyltransferase, producing the protein MKTVIVSGARTPFGKFGGALSRLTASELGGIALKETLARANWKGEHVDEVIVGNVLQAGQGQIPSRQASNHADIPWSVKTETINKVCASGMRSVTLADQIIRAGDGDVILAGGMESMSNAPYYMPKARWGARMGNVEMVDGMVFDGLTCSFRSVHMGTYGNGVADDLSLSREVQDEWAARSHEKALKAIETGLFDEEVVGVPVPQRKGEPVLVTRDEAPRPGTTAEGLSKLKPAFGKDGTITAGNAPGVNDGAAAMLLMSESKAKEEGIAPLATILAHHAIAIEPENFPKTPGLVINELLNKVGKSAADIDLFEINEAFAAVALASNQIADLDEEKVNVNGGAVALGHPIGASGARIILTLIHELKRRGGGLGIAAICSGGGQGDAILVEVN; encoded by the coding sequence ATGAAGACAGTTATTGTAAGTGGAGCGCGTACACCTTTTGGGAAATTTGGCGGGGCCTTAAGTCGTTTAACAGCTTCTGAGCTAGGAGGAATAGCACTCAAAGAAACGTTGGCACGTGCCAACTGGAAAGGCGAGCATGTGGACGAGGTTATTGTTGGCAATGTTCTTCAAGCAGGTCAAGGTCAGATTCCTTCTCGTCAAGCATCGAATCATGCCGATATTCCTTGGAGTGTGAAGACAGAAACAATCAATAAAGTTTGTGCATCAGGCATGCGCAGTGTGACACTTGCTGATCAAATAATTCGAGCAGGTGACGGCGACGTGATTCTCGCAGGTGGAATGGAATCGATGAGTAATGCACCTTACTACATGCCCAAAGCAAGATGGGGTGCACGAATGGGCAATGTCGAGATGGTCGATGGCATGGTCTTTGATGGGCTAACCTGTTCGTTCCGCTCAGTCCATATGGGTACTTACGGAAACGGAGTGGCAGATGATCTATCTCTATCACGCGAAGTACAAGATGAGTGGGCAGCGAGAAGTCATGAAAAGGCGCTTAAAGCAATTGAAACTGGTTTATTTGATGAAGAAGTTGTGGGCGTTCCTGTTCCGCAACGAAAAGGGGAGCCTGTTCTTGTCACACGTGACGAGGCGCCTCGTCCTGGGACAACTGCAGAAGGTCTATCTAAATTAAAACCAGCTTTCGGTAAAGACGGCACGATTACAGCAGGCAACGCACCAGGGGTCAACGACGGTGCAGCGGCGATGCTCTTGATGTCTGAATCAAAAGCAAAAGAAGAAGGAATCGCGCCATTGGCAACGATTCTCGCACATCACGCCATTGCGATTGAGCCGGAAAACTTCCCGAAAACACCAGGACTTGTCATTAATGAACTATTAAATAAAGTAGGGAAATCAGCAGCGGATATTGACCTGTTTGAAATCAATGAAGCTTTCGCAGCGGTGGCCCTTGCTAGTAATCAAATTGCCGACCTTGATGAAGAAAAAGTCAATGTTAATGGTGGAGCCGTTGCTCTTGGTCACCCAATCGGAGCAAGTGGAGCAAGAATTATCTTAACACTTATTCATGAGTTGAAGCGTCGTGGTGGAGGCCTTGGTATTGCAGCGATTTGTAGTGGTGGCGGTCAAGGGGATGCCATTTTAGTCGAAGTTAACTAA
- a CDS encoding (Fe-S)-binding protein translates to MEALTWVNLVAFLLVTGYALYLFARLVFTRVEYIKLGKKAEFDHSMKERLESVLVNVFGQKKLLKDKKSGIIHLMFFYGFLLVQLGAIDLIWKGLAVGSHLPLGPLYPYFTFFQEIVVVMILIAVVWAFYRRYVEKLVRLKRGWKSGLVLVFIGGLMTSKLLAKGMEIIWLDKSLSGFEPIASGLATAFSWLPPAVAGGLFFVFWWMHLLFLLTFLVYVPQSKHAHLIAGPANVFMGRTHKVGQLSSINFEDESQEQFGNNKIEDFNHKQLLDLYACVECGRCTNMCPATGTGKMLSPMDLIVKMRNHLTEKGAAVTSRSAWLPEFAFSNTKANQLASVGAGGQEAAAGYDVSLIGDVITEEEIWACTTCRNCEDQCPVLNEHVDKIIDMRRYLVLTEGKMDADAQRAMTNIERQGNPWGISRKERENWRDGRDDIHVPTVKELEKKGEEFEFLFFAGSMGSYDKRSQKIAQSFSKVMNEAGVTFAIIGNKEKNSGDTPRRLGNEFLFQELASANIELFNKHNVKKIVTIDPHAYNTFKNEYPEFGLEGVEVYHHTELLAELIKEGRIKPVHEVKEKVVYHDSCYLGRYNEVYEPPREILAAIPGVEIVEMDRNRENGMCCGAGGGLMWMEEDAGQRVNVARTEQALQVEPSLISSGCPYCLTMLSDGTKAKEVEEEVQTLDIVEILEKSLIKKEIELVQ, encoded by the coding sequence ATGGAAGCGTTAACATGGGTGAATCTTGTTGCTTTTCTACTTGTGACAGGCTATGCGCTTTATTTATTTGCAAGATTGGTATTCACACGTGTTGAGTACATTAAACTTGGGAAGAAAGCCGAGTTTGATCATTCAATGAAAGAGCGACTTGAGTCAGTGTTGGTCAATGTATTCGGTCAAAAGAAATTACTGAAGGATAAAAAGAGTGGAATTATTCACCTTATGTTCTTCTATGGGTTTTTACTCGTACAGTTAGGCGCGATTGATCTAATTTGGAAAGGACTTGCAGTAGGATCGCATTTACCATTAGGTCCATTGTATCCATACTTCACGTTCTTCCAAGAAATCGTTGTTGTCATGATTTTAATTGCGGTTGTTTGGGCATTTTATCGTCGTTATGTCGAGAAACTAGTTCGCCTAAAGCGCGGATGGAAATCAGGGCTTGTCTTAGTTTTCATCGGTGGATTGATGACGTCTAAGCTTCTTGCAAAAGGAATGGAGATCATCTGGTTAGATAAGTCACTAAGTGGATTTGAGCCGATTGCATCAGGACTTGCTACAGCCTTTAGCTGGCTACCTCCTGCGGTTGCTGGTGGATTATTCTTCGTCTTCTGGTGGATGCATTTATTATTCCTATTAACGTTCCTAGTATATGTTCCACAGTCCAAGCATGCTCACTTAATTGCGGGTCCTGCCAATGTGTTTATGGGACGTACGCACAAGGTTGGTCAATTATCTTCTATTAATTTCGAAGATGAGTCACAAGAACAATTTGGTAACAACAAGATTGAAGACTTCAATCATAAGCAATTACTTGATTTATATGCTTGTGTTGAGTGTGGCCGATGTACGAATATGTGTCCAGCTACGGGAACAGGAAAAATGCTTTCCCCAATGGACTTAATCGTAAAAATGCGTAATCACTTAACGGAAAAAGGGGCAGCGGTTACATCAAGGTCGGCATGGCTTCCTGAATTCGCTTTCTCTAATACAAAAGCCAATCAATTAGCAAGCGTTGGTGCTGGTGGGCAAGAAGCAGCAGCTGGTTACGATGTTAGCTTAATTGGTGATGTCATTACGGAAGAAGAAATTTGGGCATGTACAACGTGTCGTAACTGTGAAGATCAATGCCCGGTTCTAAATGAGCATGTTGATAAAATTATTGATATGCGTCGGTACCTCGTCTTAACAGAAGGTAAGATGGATGCAGATGCACAGCGTGCGATGACAAACATCGAACGTCAAGGTAACCCGTGGGGAATTAGTCGTAAAGAGCGTGAAAACTGGCGCGATGGCCGCGATGATATCCATGTACCAACCGTAAAAGAGCTAGAGAAAAAAGGGGAAGAATTCGAATTCTTGTTCTTTGCAGGCTCGATGGGTTCATATGATAAGCGTAGCCAAAAAATTGCTCAGTCTTTCTCTAAGGTTATGAACGAGGCTGGTGTAACCTTTGCGATTATTGGAAACAAAGAGAAAAACTCAGGGGATACTCCGCGTAGACTTGGGAATGAATTCTTATTCCAAGAGCTAGCTTCTGCTAATATTGAGCTTTTCAATAAACATAATGTGAAAAAGATCGTCACCATTGATCCGCACGCATACAATACCTTTAAGAATGAGTATCCAGAGTTTGGTTTAGAGGGAGTCGAAGTGTATCACCACACCGAGCTTCTAGCTGAACTGATTAAAGAAGGACGTATCAAACCTGTACATGAAGTGAAGGAGAAAGTTGTCTATCATGATTCATGTTACTTAGGACGATACAACGAAGTCTATGAGCCACCGCGTGAGATTTTAGCAGCCATTCCAGGTGTTGAGATTGTTGAGATGGATCGTAACCGTGAAAACGGCATGTGCTGTGGAGCTGGTGGTGGTTTAATGTGGATGGAAGAAGATGCTGGGCAACGTGTGAATGTAGCTCGTACTGAACAAGCATTACAGGTAGAACCATCGTTGATCAGTAGTGGGTGCCCGTATTGCTTAACGATGCTAAGTGATGGAACGAAAGCTAAAGAAGTCGAAGAAGAAGTTCAAACACTCGACATTGTAGAAATTTTAGAAAAATCACTTATCAAGAAGGAAATAGAGCTCGTTCAGTAG